In a genomic window of Methylovirgula sp. 4M-Z18:
- a CDS encoding flavin reductase family protein, whose product MLSQDLRTEHFRQSMRRVASTVCVISCKHDGRRYGITVTTVTPLSFAPIAILACVNRNSSISVPLKEEGRYCINVLRASQSDISNSFSGGRPAERRFDIGEWNEKEGVPYLPSAQANLFCEMDQAISYATHDIIIGRVAGVAFASDVDPLIYQNGAYALTSPMVLQKAG is encoded by the coding sequence ATGCTCTCGCAGGATCTGAGAACCGAGCATTTCCGACAGTCCATGCGGCGCGTGGCCTCGACGGTCTGCGTGATCTCGTGCAAGCACGATGGGCGCCGCTACGGCATCACCGTCACGACGGTAACTCCGCTCAGTTTCGCCCCGATTGCGATCCTCGCCTGCGTTAATCGCAATTCGTCGATCAGCGTGCCGCTCAAGGAAGAGGGGCGCTACTGCATCAACGTGCTTCGCGCCTCGCAGTCCGACATATCCAACTCATTCAGCGGCGGGCGACCAGCCGAGAGACGTTTCGACATTGGCGAGTGGAACGAAAAGGAGGGCGTCCCCTACCTGCCGAGCGCACAGGCGAACCTGTTCTGCGAGATGGATCAGGCAATCTCGTACGCCACCCACGACATAATTATCGGACGGGTGGCGGGAGTGGCATTCGCCTCCGATGTCGACCCGTTGATCTACCAGAACGGCGCCTATGCGCTGACTTCGCCCATGGTCCTCCAGAAGGCTGGATAG
- a CDS encoding LLM class flavin-dependent oxidoreductase gives MQLGLFNLMTLRDHPDGAQGVMRDTRKMVETAEELGFDIAWFAEHHFANYSSSPSPLMMCSYAAGWTKRIKLGPGVIVLPLYNPLRVAQEIAVADTQTEGRLVIGMGTGYQRYEFDRYNVVLDDRVDVFLEYWDVIERALVDGEVEYKGKHVSLPITKFAISTQQKPLPPIFVTSSHPKLLERFKKWKAVPFLAASTLGSPVLYKMVDGLNDAWRSIGEQPAAKPLAIMQYLAITDNRSEAMAVAERARYVGRMAHYLRQASPPLDDNSYISNQAFEGEYTLDQYANNMVVGDPHTVAEKMVADIKRLNPSNYTCNFSFGCMPIELAHRSIVRFKNEVVPLIEKEVGPIEAIGVTPELARKAS, from the coding sequence ATGCAGCTTGGTCTTTTTAACCTGATGACGCTACGCGATCATCCCGACGGCGCCCAGGGCGTGATGCGCGACACCCGCAAGATGGTGGAGACCGCCGAGGAACTCGGCTTCGACATTGCGTGGTTCGCCGAGCACCATTTCGCCAACTATTCGAGCTCGCCGTCGCCGCTGATGATGTGTTCCTACGCGGCCGGCTGGACCAAGCGGATAAAGCTTGGCCCGGGGGTGATCGTGCTGCCGCTGTACAACCCGCTCCGTGTCGCCCAGGAGATCGCTGTCGCCGACACGCAAACCGAGGGCCGCTTAGTCATCGGTATGGGTACGGGCTATCAGCGCTACGAGTTTGATCGCTATAATGTCGTTCTGGACGATCGGGTCGACGTTTTCCTTGAATATTGGGACGTTATCGAAAGGGCGCTCGTCGATGGCGAGGTCGAATACAAGGGAAAACACGTCTCCCTTCCCATAACCAAGTTCGCGATCAGCACGCAGCAGAAGCCTCTTCCGCCAATCTTTGTCACCTCCTCTCATCCCAAACTCCTCGAGCGGTTCAAGAAGTGGAAGGCGGTCCCGTTCCTTGCGGCCAGCACGCTCGGGTCGCCCGTGCTCTACAAGATGGTCGACGGGCTCAACGACGCCTGGAGGAGCATCGGCGAGCAGCCTGCGGCCAAGCCCTTGGCGATCATGCAGTACCTCGCCATAACCGACAATCGCAGCGAGGCCATGGCCGTTGCGGAGCGTGCCCGATATGTAGGGCGCATGGCGCATTATTTGCGCCAGGCCTCACCGCCGCTGGACGACAACAGCTACATCAGCAACCAGGCGTTTGAGGGCGAGTACACGCTCGACCAGTATGCAAACAACATGGTGGTGGGCGATCCGCACACCGTTGCCGAGAAGATGGTCGCGGACATCAAGCGTCTCAATCCTAGCAACTACACCTGCAACTTCTCCTTCGGCTGCATGCCGATCGAGTTGGCGCATCGCTCGATCGTTCGGTTCAAGAACGAAGTCGTGCCGCTCATCGAGAAGGAAGTGGGACCTATCGAAGCTATCGGCGTGACACCCGAGCTGGCGAGAAAGGCGAGTTGA
- a CDS encoding ABC transporter substrate-binding protein, whose amino-acid sequence MSGFEKCPTNNVVRNIKMGKDMRTMMKTLLAAAVATLALAGQAHADSALDTIVKNKQLRCGIMLDAPPAGFRDQNNQPDGYDVTYCKDMAKALGAEPVIIETPSPDRIPALVSNRIDVLISSTTPTPARALTVAFTQPYTNNIMMVVTRKDTGINQYSDLKSKKLGGVIGATPEQLFKQELAKGWQSSGATYTGYASDAESYLALQQGKIDAILIAAGVFHALSQSGQFPEFVAEGAAPLADFGSIAVRRDDEQFLNWARLFIFQQEVSGRRAEVYKKYYGDGPLPPLTADGINF is encoded by the coding sequence TTGAGCGGCTTTGAAAAATGCCCAACCAATAACGTGGTCCGCAACATTAAAATGGGGAAGGATATGAGAACAATGATGAAGACTCTGCTGGCAGCAGCGGTTGCCACATTGGCACTCGCTGGTCAGGCGCATGCCGACTCCGCGCTCGACACGATTGTCAAGAATAAGCAGCTGCGCTGCGGCATCATGCTGGACGCGCCGCCCGCCGGATTTCGCGACCAGAACAACCAACCCGACGGCTATGATGTCACCTACTGCAAGGACATGGCGAAAGCGCTCGGCGCCGAGCCGGTGATCATCGAGACGCCATCGCCGGATCGCATCCCGGCCTTGGTTTCGAACCGAATCGATGTGCTGATCTCCTCCACTACGCCGACCCCGGCGCGCGCGCTGACGGTGGCCTTCACACAGCCCTACACCAACAACATCATGATGGTGGTGACGCGCAAGGACACCGGGATCAACCAGTATTCCGATTTGAAGTCCAAGAAGCTCGGCGGCGTCATAGGCGCCACGCCCGAGCAGCTTTTCAAGCAGGAGCTCGCCAAGGGCTGGCAAAGTTCCGGGGCGACCTACACCGGTTATGCGAGTGATGCAGAATCCTACCTTGCGCTGCAGCAAGGCAAGATAGATGCGATCCTGATCGCCGCTGGCGTTTTCCACGCGCTTTCGCAAAGCGGTCAGTTTCCCGAATTCGTAGCGGAGGGAGCGGCGCCGTTGGCCGATTTCGGTTCAATCGCGGTTCGCCGCGACGACGAGCAATTCCTCAATTGGGCGCGGCTGTTCATCTTCCAGCAGGAGGTAAGCGGGCGCCGTGCCGAAGTCTACAAGAAGTATTATGGCGACGGTCCGTTGCCGCCGCTGACAGCCGACGGCATCAACTTCTAA
- a CDS encoding ABC transporter substrate-binding protein has translation MKAIVKALLATAVASLVFAAQAHAESALDTIVKNKKLRCGIMLDSPPAGFRDQNNQPDGYDVAVCKDMAKALGAEPVIIETPSPDRIPALVSNRIDVLIASTTPTPARALTVAFTQPYTNNIMTVVTRKDTGITQYSDLKSKKLGGVVGTTPEQLFKEELAKGWQSSGATYTGYASDAESYLALQQGKIDAILIDAGVFHALSQSGQFPEFVKAGAAPLADFGSIAVHRDDQQFLNWARLFVFQQEVSGRRAEIYSRYYGDGPLPPLTADGINF, from the coding sequence ATGAAAGCGATTGTAAAGGCTCTGCTGGCGACAGCGGTCGCCTCCTTGGTGTTCGCAGCTCAGGCGCATGCCGAGTCTGCCCTCGACACGATCGTCAAGAACAAGAAGCTGCGCTGCGGCATCATGCTGGATAGCCCGCCTGCCGGATTTCGCGATCAGAACAATCAGCCCGACGGCTATGACGTCGCCGTTTGCAAGGACATGGCGAAGGCGCTCGGGGCCGAGCCGGTGATCATCGAGACGCCATCGCCGGATCGCATCCCCGCCTTGGTTTCGAACCGCATCGACGTGCTGATCGCATCCACCACACCGACCCCGGCGCGGGCGTTGACGGTCGCCTTCACCCAGCCCTATACCAACAACATCATGACCGTGGTGACGCGCAAGGACACCGGGATCACCCAGTATTCCGATCTGAAGTCTAAGAAACTCGGCGGTGTCGTGGGCACCACACCCGAGCAGCTCTTCAAGGAGGAACTCGCCAAGGGCTGGCAAAGTTCCGGGGCGACCTACACCGGTTATGCTAGCGATGCAGAATCCTACCTCGCTCTACAGCAAGGTAAGATAGATGCCATCTTGATCGACGCAGGTGTCTTCCACGCGCTTTCGCAAAGCGGTCAGTTCCCGGAATTCGTCAAGGCGGGGGCCGCACCTCTGGCCGATTTCGGCTCGATCGCGGTTCACCGCGACGATCAGCAATTCCTCAACTGGGCGCGGCTGTTCGTATTCCAGCAGGAGGTAAGCGGGCGCCGGGCCGAAATCTACAGCAGGTATTACGGCGATGGCCCGTTGCCGCCGCTGACGGCCGACGGCATTAACTTCTAA
- a CDS encoding amino acid ABC transporter permease, whose protein sequence is MNGYQFYWSIVWDSLPLLLAGAWVTIQITILAFIIGTLIAMPMAVARQQGEGWAYRFSTWWVELSRNTPAVFQLYLFYFGVGAFHINIPSYAAVLISVSFNNAGYMTEIFRGGLAAIPQQQLSASRSLGMTSPQSFIYVIFPQMFKVIFLAYITQGIWGMLNTSLGMLVGLQELSGATQYAQSTSFRTFEFFLVTALIYYLIAKGLQLSSHLAFRLIYRS, encoded by the coding sequence ATGAACGGCTATCAGTTCTACTGGTCAATCGTCTGGGACTCACTTCCCCTGCTGTTGGCAGGAGCCTGGGTGACGATCCAGATCACCATTCTCGCCTTCATCATCGGCACGCTGATTGCGATGCCCATGGCCGTTGCGCGCCAGCAGGGAGAAGGATGGGCCTACCGCTTTTCGACCTGGTGGGTGGAGCTGTCGCGCAACACGCCTGCGGTCTTTCAGCTCTATCTTTTTTATTTCGGGGTGGGCGCCTTCCACATCAACATCCCCAGCTACGCCGCCGTGCTCATTTCCGTTTCCTTCAATAACGCCGGATATATGACGGAAATCTTCAGGGGTGGCTTGGCCGCCATCCCGCAACAGCAGCTGTCGGCTTCGCGCTCGCTTGGCATGACCAGCCCGCAGAGCTTCATCTACGTGATCTTTCCGCAGATGTTCAAGGTGATCTTCCTTGCGTATATCACACAAGGCATCTGGGGGATGCTGAACACTTCGCTTGGCATGCTGGTGGGACTGCAGGAGCTCTCGGGCGCCACGCAGTACGCACAGTCGACATCCTTTCGAACATTCGAGTTCTTTCTGGTCACGGCACTGATCTATTACCTCATTGCCAAAGGGTTGCAGTTATCGTCCCACCTCGCCTTCCGGCTCATCTACAGGAGCTAG
- a CDS encoding amino acid ABC transporter permease — MQFQFANQGLAWSDAYFLAEGLLNTVRLAAAATLIGTLAGIVLGWLRTVSLTARVATTPFIDILRSVPMIIQLILANSFLSILGFGASPFWFGTVALGAWMSAVTAEVVRAGLLSVPVQYRRSARSLGMNGYQELLYISTPLAFRTGLAPWIGLVLSLIKDSALAGVVGYVEYMRSTQILITRTHETWLLLMGAGLFYFIICYPVSRYSRHLERKVRV, encoded by the coding sequence ATGCAGTTTCAATTCGCAAACCAAGGCCTTGCCTGGTCGGACGCATATTTCCTGGCTGAGGGGTTGCTCAACACCGTCAGGCTGGCCGCCGCGGCAACCCTTATTGGCACGCTTGCCGGGATCGTACTTGGCTGGCTGCGCACCGTGTCTTTGACGGCGAGGGTCGCAACCACCCCCTTCATCGACATCCTGCGCAGCGTGCCGATGATCATCCAGCTGATACTCGCCAACAGCTTTCTGTCGATCCTGGGCTTCGGCGCTTCACCCTTTTGGTTCGGGACAGTCGCGCTTGGCGCCTGGATGTCGGCGGTAACCGCCGAGGTGGTCCGCGCGGGCCTCCTCTCGGTCCCGGTTCAATACCGCAGAAGCGCTCGCTCGCTCGGCATGAACGGTTACCAGGAGCTTTTGTACATATCCACGCCCCTGGCATTCAGGACGGGACTGGCTCCGTGGATCGGTCTCGTCCTCAGCCTGATCAAGGACAGCGCTCTTGCGGGCGTGGTCGGCTACGTTGAGTATATGCGTTCCACCCAAATACTCATCACCAGGACACATGAGACCTGGTTGCTGCTGATGGGTGCGGGGCTTTTCTATTTCATCATCTGCTATCCGGTTTCGCGTTACAGCCGGCACCTCGAAAGAAAGGTCCGCGTATGA
- a CDS encoding amino acid ABC transporter ATP-binding protein, with product MILINNVLKAFGAVIVLKGIDLKIEKGELVCLIGASGSGKSTLLQTINGLEKIQGGEIIVDGVSVHDPNTDINKLRRKVGIVFQQYNAFPHLTALENVALAPRVVAKRSRKEALELARKHLAHVGLGDKGESLPSQLSGGQQQRLAIARALAMEPSYMLFDEVTSALDPELVGEVLETMRLLKREGMTMVVVTHDINFARESADRVAFLYQGQICEIGTAEEVIDNPQKEQTQKFLRREKRRPLEIVRSSVA from the coding sequence ATGATCCTCATCAATAACGTCCTGAAGGCCTTCGGCGCGGTGATCGTTCTGAAGGGCATCGACCTCAAGATCGAGAAAGGCGAACTCGTCTGTCTCATCGGCGCAAGCGGCTCGGGCAAGTCCACGCTTCTCCAGACTATCAACGGTCTGGAAAAGATTCAGGGAGGCGAGATCATTGTCGATGGCGTGAGTGTTCACGACCCGAATACCGACATCAACAAGCTGCGCCGAAAGGTCGGAATAGTCTTCCAGCAGTATAATGCATTCCCTCATCTCACCGCCCTGGAGAACGTCGCGCTCGCCCCGCGCGTCGTCGCGAAGCGTAGCCGCAAGGAGGCACTTGAGCTCGCGCGAAAGCACCTCGCGCATGTGGGGCTTGGCGATAAGGGGGAGAGCTTGCCGTCACAGCTTTCGGGCGGGCAGCAGCAGCGACTCGCGATTGCACGCGCCCTCGCGATGGAGCCAAGCTACATGCTGTTCGACGAGGTCACCTCGGCACTCGATCCGGAACTGGTGGGCGAAGTCCTGGAGACCATGCGGCTCCTTAAGCGCGAGGGGATGACTATGGTGGTCGTCACCCACGACATTAATTTCGCTCGGGAATCGGCTGACCGCGTGGCCTTCCTTTATCAGGGCCAAATCTGTGAAATCGGCACGGCCGAAGAAGTGATCGACAATCCCCAGAAAGAACAGACTCAGAAGTTCCTGCGACGCGAGAAGCGCAGGCCTCTTGAAATCGTCCGAAGTTCGGTCGCTTAG
- a CDS encoding SDR family NAD(P)-dependent oxidoreductase, whose product MISFNLTGKAALVTGGASGIGLATAHIMAKAGAKVAINFLPADQRGEAALAQFQKEGLNVIGAPGDVGDAGQAEAMVLEAVATLGRLDLLVNNAGIPGVKVPVPINDLDGITEELWASLLNVNLMSVFRCSKAAAPALKAAKGAIVNTASIAGFGAVASTIAYSGSKAAVINLTKNLARALAPDVRVNAVAPGVVESSWGIEWSEERRLSTIANTPLKKVCTTADVAQLIVYLGFAGALITGQTVAIDGGISI is encoded by the coding sequence ATGATCTCGTTCAATCTCACGGGAAAGGCGGCGCTCGTCACCGGCGGCGCGTCGGGCATCGGCCTGGCAACCGCGCACATAATGGCCAAGGCCGGGGCCAAGGTCGCAATCAACTTTCTGCCGGCGGACCAGCGGGGTGAAGCGGCCCTCGCTCAATTCCAAAAGGAAGGGCTCAACGTTATCGGTGCTCCAGGTGATGTCGGCGACGCCGGGCAAGCGGAAGCAATGGTGCTTGAGGCGGTGGCGACGCTCGGCCGTCTCGATCTGCTTGTCAACAACGCGGGCATACCGGGCGTGAAGGTCCCGGTGCCAATCAACGATCTTGACGGCATTACAGAGGAGCTCTGGGCAAGTCTCCTTAACGTCAATCTTATGAGCGTGTTCCGGTGCTCTAAGGCTGCGGCGCCCGCTCTCAAGGCGGCCAAAGGAGCGATTGTAAACACCGCCTCCATCGCGGGTTTTGGCGCGGTGGCGAGCACCATTGCCTATAGCGGCTCCAAGGCGGCAGTCATCAACCTGACGAAGAACCTGGCGCGCGCGCTTGCTCCTGACGTGCGGGTCAACGCCGTGGCGCCCGGCGTGGTCGAAAGCTCGTGGGGCATCGAATGGTCGGAGGAGCGTCGTCTGAGCACCATTGCCAACACACCTCTGAAGAAAGTCTGCACCACGGCCGATGTCGCTCAGCTCATCGTCTATCTTGGTTTCGCCGGGGCGCTGATCACTGGTCAGACGGTGGCGATCGATGGTGGGATCTCGATCTGA
- a CDS encoding RidA family protein: MELVKLKSGSVLEEKEGYSRIVALENWIFMSLTAGRDYKTRAMPDTAIEQAKQAMKNVEGALEAVGSSLADVVRRRIFIPRQADVPEVMAYMGEKFRGVDPASCVSCGPLGGPEYLFEIEITAYRGAGALPVKNLSISL; encoded by the coding sequence ATGGAACTCGTCAAGCTCAAGTCAGGCAGCGTCCTCGAAGAGAAGGAAGGCTATTCGCGCATCGTCGCCCTCGAGAACTGGATTTTCATGTCCCTCACAGCCGGGCGCGACTACAAGACCCGTGCGATGCCCGATACGGCAATCGAGCAGGCGAAGCAGGCGATGAAAAATGTGGAAGGGGCGCTTGAGGCGGTCGGCAGCAGCCTTGCGGATGTGGTGCGGCGGCGCATCTTCATTCCGCGTCAGGCGGACGTCCCGGAAGTGATGGCCTATATGGGCGAGAAGTTCCGGGGCGTCGATCCGGCAAGCTGCGTCAGCTGCGGCCCGCTGGGCGGACCTGAATATCTCTTCGAAATCGAGATCACTGCCTATCGTGGCGCGGGCGCACTTCCCGTGAAGAACCTGTCGATCTCGCTTTAA